The region GGCGATGTGATCGACCGTGTGCTGAAGAATCAGCAGGAGGCCTCAAACGGATCAGGGCCCAGGAAACTCCTCACTGTGGAAGCTTCACTCATGACGCCCGTCCAGCCGATGTTGGTTAGTAGCTTTGCTAGTCACTCTTTTATCACATGAGAGTTTAGTGCTGACTAACACActgtcagagaggaaagaagaaaaagcatcaGAAATCAATCAAAGGGAACTTATTATTGATCCTTAAAGGGGGCAGTTACAGTTGCTTCTCCTATTGGAGGAATGTCGCTAATAAAGTCATCAACACTGTAGAGCTTAGAGAAGTAGCCCCCTCTGCTGTTTGTAGAGCGACATTACAGCTGACATCCTTTTGCATAATGTCAGATAAGCACATTTTAAGTCTTTAACAGtagacaattttttttttgctttctctcAATTTGTCTTTTCCTGGAATCGTCACCTCTCAGGCCGAAGCTTGTAAATCTGTTGAATATGCCATGAAGAAGTGCCCCAACGGGATGTACTCAGAGATCAAATATGACGGGGAACGAGTTCAGGTCCACAAGAACGGAGACAACTTCAGTTACTTCAGCCGCAGCCTGAAGCCAGTGCTGCCACACAAAGTCAGTGacaacacgtgcacacacacgcacctctGATTAATATGGGAAAAGTTGGGTTTCAGGGTCAGTGCTGCCccagcccagcagggggcgctgttacCTCCATATTaacggttaaaaaaaacctttagaaCTGAGCTGGTTCTGCTTTACTGGCCTAATTCACTTTGACTCTGTAATCAGTCTTAGAAACCTCCAACGAGCTTtgattaaaaattcaaatgaatGCGAGGTTCTTGTAAGGAGAGAACGTGATGCAGATGTGAACAGATTTAACCAGTTTGCTGACTTCCCCTTTTTAAGTCCTGTATGCGATGTTTCAGGTGGCCCACTTCAAGGACTACATCCCGCAGGCGTTCCCTGGAGGTCACAGTATGATCCTGGACGCTGAGGTCCTGCTGATCGACACTGAGACCAGTAAACCTCTGCCCTTTGGAACTCTGGGCATTCACAAGGTTCCCAGCTGCTCGTTGCTTCTCAAGTCACCTCCCAgggttttctcttctttcctctctgaccagatctcacttcctgtccctccaGAAAGCAGCCTTTCAGGACGCCAACGTTTGCCTTTTTGTATTCGACTGTATTTACTTCAATGGCACAAGTCTCATGGAGAGGTGAGCGCGAGGGAAACGGCTCCTCCAACAAACAACCCGGCCAAATTGAATCCCTCGCAGCAGTTTTGGCTTTTCAATCGCATCGATTCTGTTTATTTCTGCAGGCCACTGTGCGAACGCAGGAAGTTCCTGCACGACAACATGGTTAAAGTTCCCAACAGGATCTTGTTCTCAGAGATGAAGCATGTGACGGTACGTCATGCTGTAGCAACGCTGCCGCTCCCACTCTGGGCCGTATGAACGTCACGTAATAACGTGCGATTTGTGTGTCAGAGGGCAGCTGATCTGGCCGACATGATCACCCGGGTCATCAGGGAAGGACTGGAAGGACTGGTGTTGAAGGATGTTAAGGTACGGCtggaccgcccccccccctccttgttGGTTCCATACATTCACATGTGACATATGGCTTCTTCTGTGCGTCAGGGCATGTATGAACCAGGGAAACGACACTGGCTGAAGGTCAAGAAGGACTACTTAAATGAGGGCGCAATGGCCGACACGGCCGACCTGGTGGTGCTCGGCGCCTTCTACGGAAAAGGCTCCAATGGTCTGTAACCACCAACCAGCCTTTGTTTTTAGACGCCGTTTGTGTCCTTTATGGTAGGAAAGTCAACGTCAGGAGCATTTCCCCGTCACACGTTCTCTCCCActgtgtccaccagggggcatcATGTCCAGTTTCCTGATGGGATGTTATGACCCCGACTCTAAGAAATGGTGCACCGTCACCAAGTGTTCCGGAGGCTACGATGACGCCATGTTGGCTCGCCTTCAGAAGGAGCTGGATGTGGTCAAAATCAGCAAGGTGGGAGAGTCGGCAACAGAACACGCACACCCACTCACGCCAATAAAATCCTGAATCGTTTGTTTCCGTGTGCAGGAGCCGAGCAAAATCCCAAACTGGCTGAATATTGTCAAGAATTATTACCCAGATTTCATTATCCGTAATCCTGAGGTGAGGGGTTGTGTTCTCTGTGATTtcccagcagctctgcttttaTGGTTTGATGGAATGAGCTGGGACTTTCTCTCAGCCTTCACATTTGCTTGAAATGAGGCTTTTTGCGGGTTGAAAACGCTGAAAATGAAACGTTATAGCGAAACAAAGCTTTTCAACGTGTCACCAATGAACGTCTTATTGATTCGTTCGCTGCAGGAGGCTCCGGTGTGGGAGATCACCGGAGCAGAGTTCTCCAAATCTGAGATGCACACAGCTGACGGGATATCCATCCGTTTCCCCCGAATGACCCGTATCCGTGACGACAAGGACTGGAAGACTGCCACCAACCTGAACCAGCTCAAGGTAGCATTGATGATGTCGTAGTCTGACAGAGGCCGGAGCTCCTGCGGGTTCTGACCCTGGTTCACATCCCCACTGCACCAGGCAGCGCCGTTAAAGCCGCTCGTTTCCTGACAGGAACTTTACCGCATATCCAAAGAGAACTCCGCCTTCAAGGTGACGGCTGGGCCGTCTGACAATGACAAAACCTCATCAGGAGACAGCGGAGGAAACTCGCCGCCCGCCTCCTCCCGAGGTGGCGCCACACCCAAGAAAAGAGGTAAGCTGAATATTCCAGAGCAGCTTTTCTTTatcatttcagtgttttttagACCGTGTATACACGTAAAACTGATACGACTTACATTAATATGGTGCCGATGTCGATAACCTGCTGTGATTGCAGCCAGTGAAGGTCCTTCAAAACCAAAGGCGGTGAAATCTCAGCCTCGCACTCCCGGCCCCGAGGCTCCGAGCGCTAAAAAGGTACCTATACGGTCGTATGATGCCCCCCCAGCAGTCATGTGATCCGGTAGTGACATGTGTTGTATCTGAGTGCAGGTGAAAAAGAGTGAAACTGTCCACAGTAATGGGAAATCAATTGAGGTGAAGAGGGCGGAGCCGAAGAAAGATCAGGTCAGTGGccgcccccttcccccccgcccccccggcaGCTCCACCAGAAGCTGAaccctctttgtttttgtctgctgACCTCAGACGCTGCTGGACATCTTCAATGGAGTGAAGCTGTTCCTCCCAGTGTCGATTCAGGACTTTGACAAACTCAAGCGCTACTTCGTAGCGTACAACGGCGACCTGGTGCCAGACTACGACGCCGCCACGGCCACGCACACCATGGCCGAGCCTGATGAGGACAGCggggctcagaaggtgacgcccgGCTGGATCTGGGAATGCATCCGGAAGAGGCGCGTCGTCCCACCCTGCTGACCACACAGAAGATTCACACACTGAACTCTACAATTAGTGAAATGCAGCAGAAATATGAAATGTGCTGTAGATGTAGATGTTTTTCTACCAGAATGTGAAAACACCATTAAAGTGGCTGCATTGGTACTTTGCGTTTTTACCAATTTCAAACAATTGAATTCTTTTTTCGCATTTTCTTAAATCTGGGCTCACTTCTGATATCAACCCCAACTACCTGTTGCTAACAGCTGTTAGCTGCAACAGAAAACCATCAGCTTCCAGACAGACGTCGTTTTCCAGCATTTCAGTATTGTTACCTGGCAACCACCAGGCACAACTCACTGATTTTACTCATAACCTATAAGATTATACTGACAATGAACCGCAGAAGCTTCTGTGGCAATCGTCAGCTTCATAATCCTCAGATTTTGATCTGCCGTCTGTCAGGAATCTAAAGTTTGAGGTTGGGAACATCTTGCTGCAGGGCGCCCAAGACGGGCTCTGCTAGCTAACAGCCACCACGGAAGAACCAGAAATCACAAAGGTTCCACATCTCTTCGCCTTGTGGCTCAGGAACGCTGGCGTACCTGTAATCAGGCAGAGTCCATCTCCTCCGGTGTTCTCATCTCCTCCGAGCCTCGTTTGGAGCGGCTCCACCGCTGCAGATCAAACTCCACTCTGATGTTGCACGGctacagcagaagaagagggctttggGTCAGAGACCAGAGCGCTCAAACGTTTCAATCGTGACCAGCATCAGCTACGGCTGCCTCCAGCTACCATCATCCAGGATGTTGAACACATCTGTCTTTACTGCCCAACATCTACTTCCAGTCAGACCCTCAGTCTGGTTTAGCCAGAGCTCACTGGTGTCTCGGGCTTCAGATTTTCACATCTCCAAGTGATCTAGATCAGTCCTCACCTCTGGCATCGGTATGGAGTCTCAGTACCTGTCTGGAGGACTTGATCAGCGTTGCAGAGCGCAGACTGGAGCAGCCGGCCGAGGCGGCCTCCACCCGCTCCAGCAGGATCCTGGTTCGGGGAACGTGGCTCCACGACATCCCGAGGCCCGGCTGCACCTCCCCTCTGAGGCTCCTGGTCACATGGTTGGTCACCTGAAGCGGAAAAGAACAGAACTGACTTTGTTGCACATAAAGTTTCGACGGCGTTGCGTCGTCACGCGATCCTCACCAAAGCGGCGATGTTGAAGTCCTTCGCTATCGTCTTCAGGACTCCGCCCACCTGGGTCATCAAGGACATGCCTGCAGGCAGAGAAGCTTTAATCTTCCCAAACATTCGCGACAACTTTGAACGCCACACAGTTGCCGTGTGATATTTACAGTCTTTAATATTCCGACGTCACCCGGGGCCAGACTGAAACATTGTTCAGGATAAACCGTCTGATTTTCTGCGAGATGAATCGTCTCTGCTGCCGCTGACTGATAACAGTTATCAGAGCCATAAATCAGCCACTGCTGAGCAACAACTGCAAGCTAATATCTGACCCTACAATCAGTTATTAGCTGAAGTGTGCCACTGTCAGGCAATGTCTATCACACCTGGCTGTGAGGCATTTTACAGTTGCAAATATTGGAGCTGCAGTCATTAAGttagctaagctaatgctcaCAGTTAGAACAAGAGCTGTTAGCTTTTATCATCagcttagctgtgctgctagaggccgaggctgccggggtacAGAAATGATCACTAGGTCAGTTTGTCACCTTGGTGGTTCATGCTTGCATATCTtcacaccaaccccccccccccccccccccgagtccATATAGCTGcgtactgacctctgacccctttaGATTTAGAAAACTAACAAACTCCTGTTGTGATATTTATTTTTCGGCAGACATCAGCAGGTGCAAACGGCGCCTCGGGTGTGTTGATATCACCTTCATTCTGTTTGCCTCCCAGGACAGGAGCGATAACGGCTGACACCGAGTCCACGATCACCGCCTTGACAgagccgccaccgccgccgacAGATGCCTAACGCACAGGCCAACACGTGGAAAGCATGAACACGGGGCCTTCTCCTGAGAGTCTCCTGGTACAAGACGTTTACACACCAACCTGCTGAAGTATGCCGGCGCGGAGGCCGTACAGACAGTCGAGCAGAGAGAAGACGTCAAACAGGCGGAAGACGTGGATCCTCTGCAGAGCTTCCATCTGAGAAGATAAGACTTGTTTCACGAGCGCCCGAAACCTCAACAGTCAAGTCAAACACAGCGGAAGATGCCAACTCTGGTGGTACAGTCCAACAGAGTTCGCCAGGCCTCCAGTGAAGGAACGCGCCCACCCCTGTTGGGGGTGTGATGAACGCTGGCTGCTTCCCACTCACCTGCTCTTCTCGGCTGCTGGTTTCAGCTTccagcatctgcagcaggcGTCCGGCGGTCAGGCCCCCAGTCGTGTCCACGAACACCACGCTTTGTTTCAGATGGTGGGAGATGTGCACGCTGGCAGCAAAACACACCTGAGGAGGCCACGGACACGTTAACGGAGGGTTTGTGCCGCGCGATCCCATGTTCAGAAAAAACCCACCTGCGATTTGCCGCTTCCTGGTCCTCCTGACAGCTCCGTTAACTCTCCAGTGTAAAATCCTGAATCCAGCAGTTTATCCAAGCTGGGAGAAGCAAAGTGTCCGTTATTACTCACAACCGCCACAGCATATCACATGTGCTTAGCCAATTAACAGCTCAACAGTGTGTTAGCTTCAGTTTTTACCAGGACTGTGGGGACACTTTCAGGTCCGTTTTGATTGCGCTCTTCTAAAAGGAACATTTGGATCCGATATCAGCTTTTAACCTCTCAAACATCCACATCATTAATGTTGATGTGTTCTTTATCTGGAATGCCATCATCTCTGACCCACAGGTGCTCCTCCTCAAAGGCTGGAGGCTGAGGGCAGCTCTCATCACCGACCGCGTCACAAAAGCTCTCACGTGCACACGTTTAAACAAAGACGTCTGCGGCCAGAAACAAACATCTCTATGGTCTGACTTTACTTTCAGAATCGGGGCGATCGGGAGCGGCTTAACTCTGTGGTGACGTTTGCCATTGCCATCCCAAACACATGAGCTGAaactggtctgtctgtctgtctgtctgaagctGTTGAATCCaggaaatcatcatcatcatcatcatcatcatcagctcatCAATATACATTAGATcagggtgctcattacgtcggcgtgacattaaaaaatatcagcctatcgtTGATTGATGTACAGAATTGATACAaaaactgaatttgacattcaggcgaccaatcaagcgcaaacaacggcgctaacACGATGTCATTTTCAATGTgcgttgaagattattaagtacatgaagattattaagtccaaatacgttccaccatgactgatgaacatttggaagtgtgcttgaggctgtcagcagctactgtcccTGTGCGTCCTTGGCTGATTCCATTCAGTGCCagtcatcaaagtaaactcaggcaattacaaaaaaatgttaatagttaattattatgtgtgttttgcaatattggctcattggGTCATGCAAGGTACATCGACATACATagtacatacaaagaatcctcaatacctTTGAAAATAATGAGATGTTTTGCATtgttgtggtgggtagatcattttgacttggtcattttgtaagtagctcgcatgctgaaaaaatgcgagcacccctgatctagagtgTCATCAAAGCAGATCAGCTTTGTTTTCTAAAGccttgtttcttcttttttttaaaatctaaaataaaggtCATTTACTGCACATTAGCCACAATTACTAACATTCCTGATTTATTCATAAAAGCATGAAGAAAGTTGAGTTACtgactttttaatgttttactgcgaaggacaaaaaaaataatactAGCAACAAACTGCAAATCTAAAGAAGAAGAGACTATTTTCCACGTCTATTTCTTACATGAGACAAAAAGGATAAGAAAGGCTCCCGctctctcaggctgcaccaaaaaCACGTTCGTGCAGGCTGGAGCGTTTCATCGAGGTAATAACTGAAGTGTGCTGAGCTGAGCTCCTCTGAGCAATTCCCCGCCATAAATAAATCCAAATTGGACTCAACTACAACTGGAATATCGGCCCTGAAATTCCccccaaaataataaaaattaaaataaaacctcagcTCTGTGCCAGTCTTCGggttttaaaatttaaatactTTTAATTATTTGTGAGCCAGCCAAGTGTAACTTCCACTATTGTCCCTGCAGAAGCAGACAGGACAGACTGGGcagttcatccatccaccaggagggggcagtctaaacacacagaggcacagCTTTACTGCCTGATTTCCCACACTGACTAATATATAATATGGGGGAAAAACAGTCACAGAAAACAATCACCTTTGCTCATTAAATATGCCAAAAGCATTAAACTGTGGACAGAAAGTTGCCATCATGAATGAAACCTGGATGGGCCTCTCTCATACAGCCGAAGGCCGTAGCTCCAAACCATTTCACCGCTAACCTGGAGGATTTATCTCCTGGTCTTGGTGCGGCGTCTGCATACAGATGAGGGGACACACCTCCGAGCTTCTGCACGGCGGCCGCACAGCGAGATGCAGCAGTTAGTTCTGGCTCTTCTCGTGTGGTGAACAAACAGAGCTTGTTGGAGGCTGGAGGTGAAGTTAAGAGCGGCGCTGCTGGTTTATAAGGAGCGACGCCCCTTAACACACACGCgacggctctgctgcagcttcctacAGCCTCCGGATGCACGAGCAGACGCGGCTCGGTGCAGATTCCAACAACATGAAGAGATCCCACAGTGATAAAAATGGATCAATGTTGCAAAACATGTTTGGTGATGCAGAGTCTGCCTGGTTTAACAGGAAGCTGGGAGACTGTGGGTCTGTAGACAGATAAATGTGTAATCGCTGATAAAAGATTGGaaaatactgctgctactgccaaCAAAGCACTAAGTCTaatctgcaacagcagcagtaaaacaaGCAAAGCTTCCTCCTTAATGAGGAGCTATTTCATTGACTTCAAGTGTAggagcctcctccagacctcaTTCTTTACCTGGTTCCTGTAGTTACCCTGTGGTTACCTGGGGTTTCTGTGGTTACCCTGGGGtttctgtggtttctgtggttacCCTGGGGTTCTGTGGTTACCCTGGGGTTTCTGTAGTTACCCTGGGGTTTCTGGGGTTTATGTGGTTACCCTGGGGTTTCTGTGGTTACCCTGGGGTTTCTGTGGTTACCTGGGGTTTCTGTGGTTACCCTGTGGTTACCCTGGGGTTTCTGTGGTTACCCTGGGGTTTCTGTGGTTACCCTGTAGTTACCCTGGGGTTTCTGTGGTTACCCTGTGGTTACCCTGGGGTTTCTGTGGTTACCTGGGGTTTCCACTGGACAGAATTGCAGTGGAGCTCAACAGTTCTTCATATAGATCAGCGCCTGACACAGGGAACGCTGTGTGTTGGGCCAGCAACACGCGGCGTATAGCCAGCAGAGCCTGaaagaacacacaaatacagaatAGTGAATGAAGCTGGACTCGTTTACCTCAGTGTGGTTTCTAAAAAACTGACTACAAGGCTGAAGGCATCAGATTATCAAAAACATCCATATTGTCTGTAGAAAATCCATGGATAAAGTTGAGGTGACAGTAAACACGCCGTGGCACCTTTCAAtgcttcattttaaaataaccttATTTGTGTCAGGATCTTTTGGAATAACAtgtgatggtgttttttttacatcagtATCTACTCTTGACAGTTATAAAGAAGACATCTGAACCtataaaaagaggaaacaaggaAAAATGGAGACAGTAGTGGAGATATTGGGAT is a window of Takifugu flavidus isolate HTHZ2018 chromosome 14, ASM371156v2, whole genome shotgun sequence DNA encoding:
- the lig3 gene encoding DNA ligase 3 isoform X2, which translates into the protein MMRSSVLPCAPIGGGEPVRHVLLFPPHNWMQRVLIFGAYKSISVCLQPFKTHVRWHIWKGFSAVRPLNLPSQIYHFYPASGTPRLLRDIDTPPRQDFSSQADMAEQRFLVEYAKRGTAGCKKCKDKIVKGIVRIGKIVPNPFSESAGEMKEWYHVKCIFEKLERARATTKKIEDLTELEGWEDLQDEDKDLINKHVSDLMAKVNASPKKKVQAKLNTSGHLMAPPADPSVNAPRKFSGFTAAKAGTSTSTSSSSPVSSSSPARVQGSSLSSQFSDPQHKDCLFREFRKLCATVAENNSYNAKTQIIEKFLRKGTGGDKFHGDLYLTVKLLLPGVVKSVYNLNDKQIVKLFSRIFRSNQDEMVRDLEQGDVSETVRVFFESSKSFPPASKSLLTIQEVDASLTRLAQLTKEDEQQTELEFIAKKCTSNDLKCIIRLVKHDLKMNSGAKHVLDAVDPNAYDAFKASRNLGDVIDRVLKNQQEASNGSGPRKLLTVEASLMTPVQPMLAEACKSVEYAMKKCPNGMYSEIKYDGERVQVHKNGDNFSYFSRSLKPVLPHKVAHFKDYIPQAFPGGHSMILDAEVLLIDTETSKPLPFGTLGIHKKAAFQDANVCLFVFDCIYFNGTSLMERPLCERRKFLHDNMVKVPNRILFSEMKHVTRAADLADMITRVIREGLEGLVLKDVKGMYEPGKRHWLKVKKDYLNEGAMADTADLVVLGAFYGKGSNGGIMSSFLMGCYDPDSKKWCTVTKCSGGYDDAMLARLQKELDVVKISKEPSKIPNWLNIVKNYYPDFIIRNPEEAPVWEITGAEFSKSEMHTADGISIRFPRMTRIRDDKDWKTATNLNQLKELYRISKENSAFKVTAGPSDNDKTSSGDSGGNSPPASSRGGATPKKRASEGPSKPKAVKSQPRTPGPEAPSAKKVKKSETVHSNGKSIEVKRAEPKKDQTLLDIFNGVKLFLPVSIQDFDKLKRYFVAYNGDLVPDYDAATATHTMAEPDEDSGAQKVTPGWIWECIRKRRVVPPC
- the rad51d gene encoding DNA repair protein RAD51 homolog 4; protein product: MVVLREGMCPGLDEDLVRDLRNADIKTVEDLVSSDTEKLAQKCSVSYKALLAIRRVLLAQHTAFPVSGADLYEELLSSTAILSSGNPSLDKLLDSGFYTGELTELSGGPGSGKSQVCFAASVHISHHLKQSVVFVDTTGGLTAGRLLQMLEAETSSREEQMEALQRIHVFRLFDVFSLLDCLYGLRAGILQQASVGGGGGSVKAVIVDSVSAVIAPVLGGKQNEGMSLMTQVGGVLKTIAKDFNIAALVTNHVTRSLRGEVQPGLGMSWSHVPRTRILLERVEAASAGCSSLRSATLIKSSRQPCNIRVEFDLQRWSRSKRGSEEMRTPEEMDSA
- the lig3 gene encoding DNA ligase 3 isoform X1 — encoded protein: MMRSSVLPCAPIGGGEPVRHVLLFPPHNWMQRVLIFGAYKSISVCLQPFKTHVRWHIWKGFSAVRPLNLPSQIYHFYPASGTPRLLRDIDTPPRQDFSSQADMAEQRFLVEYAKRGTAGCKKCKDKIVKGIVRIGKIVPNPFSESAGEMKEWYHVKCIFEKLERARATTKKIEDLTELEGWEDLQDEDKDLINKHVSDLMAKVNASPKKKVQAKLNTSGHLMAPPADPSVNAPRKFSGFTAAKAGTSTSTSSSSPVSSSSPARVQGSSLSSQFSDPQHKDCLFREFRKLCATVAENNSYNAKTQIIEKFLRKGTGGDKFHGDLYLTVKLLLPGVVKSVYNLNDKQIVKLFSRIFRSNQDEMVRDLEQGDVSETVRVFFESSKSFPPASKSLLTIQEVDASLTRLAQLTKEDEQQTELEFIAKKCTSNDLKCIIRLVKHDLKMNSGAKHVYVLVLEANVLSICPTLNLFHCFFPRRLDAVDPNAYDAFKASRNLGDVIDRVLKNQQEASNGSGPRKLLTVEASLMTPVQPMLAEACKSVEYAMKKCPNGMYSEIKYDGERVQVHKNGDNFSYFSRSLKPVLPHKVAHFKDYIPQAFPGGHSMILDAEVLLIDTETSKPLPFGTLGIHKKAAFQDANVCLFVFDCIYFNGTSLMERPLCERRKFLHDNMVKVPNRILFSEMKHVTRAADLADMITRVIREGLEGLVLKDVKGMYEPGKRHWLKVKKDYLNEGAMADTADLVVLGAFYGKGSNGGIMSSFLMGCYDPDSKKWCTVTKCSGGYDDAMLARLQKELDVVKISKEPSKIPNWLNIVKNYYPDFIIRNPEEAPVWEITGAEFSKSEMHTADGISIRFPRMTRIRDDKDWKTATNLNQLKELYRISKENSAFKVTAGPSDNDKTSSGDSGGNSPPASSRGGATPKKRASEGPSKPKAVKSQPRTPGPEAPSAKKVKKSETVHSNGKSIEVKRAEPKKDQTLLDIFNGVKLFLPVSIQDFDKLKRYFVAYNGDLVPDYDAATATHTMAEPDEDSGAQKVTPGWIWECIRKRRVVPPC